TCCACGTGTATGTAGATCCGGGATCCAACGACCGCAAACTCAACAATGGGCCAGGTACCCcgttaaaaaaaaggacaaaaCAAGGCACATCTGAGTGAGAGCCGATTCAAGCTTAACCACATCTCCAGTCCGCCACAACGCCACATTCTAAACCAACCCGAATCCAGCAAACGCGGGCCTAGACCCCAGTCCACATCTTCACTTCCATGACATCGGCTCACGTCCCCGCGGAAGGTCTGACAGGAAAGCCCAGCAAATCCAATACTTATCGTGGCTTTCATTTTTAATTTCACACATGTACTAATATATGTAAAAccaggcaaaaaaaaaaaaaacttgcGCGCCCCTCCCCGCGTCTTGGTTCCATTTGAGCACGTCACAGGTATAAGTCACACCGTCCCCCCTCCTCGTAGACATCTCCCCTCCGCCAGAACAATTCAGTTCCCCTTCACCTCCCCTAGCTTCCCTCCCTCGCAATCATTCAACGAGACAAGATGCTGTCCACGCTCGTCCTGGCGCTGGCCGCTGTCCACGGCGCAACAGCCCACTTTGGCCTGACGTACCCGCCGTGGCGAGCAGACAcgctcgccgccgagaaTGAAGCCAAATACAGCCAATGGAGCTACCCATGTACGCAACCCAGCGCCGCacctgctgctgctcaacacCCCAGAATGATTCGACATCAGATGTAACTGACAATACCAGGTGCTGGCGTCGACTACAAGGCCGGCAACGTGACAGACTGGCCCATCGGGGGAGGactcctcgccctcgaccTGCACCACCCCTGGACCTACGTCTTTGTCAACCTCGGGCTGGGCGAGAACGCGACCAACTTCAACGTCTCGCTCACCCCTCAGTTCTGGAACGTCACCGGCAAGGGCACCCTGTGCGTCGACAAGCTCCCCGTGCCCGTCGACGTGCAGGACGGCGCCCTGGCGTCGCTGCAGGTCGTCACGTCGGGCGCGAGCGGCTCCGCCCTGTACAACTGCGCCGACATCCGGTTCAAGAAGGACGCCAAGACGCCCGGCAACTGCACCACCTCCAAGGGCATCACCGTGCAGAACGTGACGGGGCAGTCGTCCGCCGGCAACGCCTCGGGGAACGGTACTTCTGACGGCAAGCAGAGCGCCGGTGTCGCGGCGGGAGCCAACGTCGTGGCCTTGGTAACCgtggctgccttggcttctGGGTTTGCAATGGGCCTGTGAGGGTTTGTGGGAAAGCAGGACACGAAATTAGATGACAGGAACCATGACGAAATGACGATGCTTCTATTGTCTATGGGCACCGGCGGTGCCATGAGATGCtatcatgtatgtacatagacGAGCCAAGAATGCAAAGATATGATATATATGCAAAAGAAATATGTCAAGGGTATATAAGAGTGGAAATTCGCCACCAACATTGCAACATCCTAAACATCTGTTAGCCGAGTTATGCTTGTTTCAACAAGACCAGCGCGACTTGACTTACCCATCATTACTCGTGTACATGAAACCCCAGTCAACCCCCAATGCCCACATACCCAGTCGTAGTCATGAAGCTTAGGCGACACTACccaaaagaaaaacaagaaCGAAAACTACGCCCACAAAAGGGGTTAATAAAGAATAGGAAAAATACCTGCTGAAATCAAACCAATTCAAAACCCCAGATACACATCAACCAGCCTTTGCTGGAATACCAATCAACAACTCCTGCAAGACTCTGTTCATGTTGATGCGGTTATTTGGGTTTGGCGTCAGCATATCCTTTACCAGGCGCTCTAGATGGTCCCCGGGATTGAGATGTTTTCTTGCTTCGAATATTTCTCCCAGCCATGTGCGCATCTGATGTACAGCAGGCTGGCCATTACCATATTTGTGCGGCATGTTGGGATTGTTGATGGCTGCGATTTGCCAATACAGTGGCTTTGCAAGGTGTCGCCCCCCTCTGCTGTCAGGGAACGAGATCTTGCGCAAAAGGTACAGCATGGTGATGCCCAAAGCCCAGACATCGGAAGCAGGACCGCGCATTTTTGTTCCAATGAACTCGGGGGGCACATAATATGGTGTGCCTCCGCCCGACGGGGGATTGGCGGCCGGAGTTGAAAGACCAAAGTCACAAAGCACGGCACCTCGCTCGGGCGAATACAAAATGTTGCCTGGTTTGATGTCATTGTGAACCAGTTGCCTGCCGTGAATATAACCAAGGGCGCCGGCAATGCCACGCAAAATTCGCATCGCGTCAGTTCGAGTTCCCATGAACAAATTCGTCTGTTTGTTCCTCCATCGGGGTATGCCTGCGAGATCTTGGGCATCAACGTTCTCCATATATAGCGACAAATATCGTGCGTCTCCTCCATAGTATCGAACAATGGACTCATGCTGCAAGCCCTCTTGGCTCTGGCTTTCGCGCAACCACATGTCTGCCTGACGAATGACGTTCCGTTCGTGGCCGTACGGCTTATCGTTCCCGTTGGCCATCCTCGTCTTGAGGACCTTTACAGTCAGAATGTTATCGGGGACTTTTGAGTGATCTGCAGTAAAGACATCGGACTGGGCGGTGGAGGCGATTGGGTCTCGCTTAGTTAGACAATACTCGTCAAGCTCACATACGCCCGGCACAGCAATAGTTTCGCCTTTCTCGGCATCCAAGAGGGCATGAGCTGTTGTGGCAGACAGCTCTCTGCTTTCTTTCCCGTTGGGCAGAGGAAACACCAGCGGATCCGCGGCAGGACGGAGAAACATGATGACTCCGTCATCTGCCGGATTGGAGTCATCTGAAATGCGACGCTTGGCTCTCCTCTCACTTTCATCGGGACTCAAAGCTCTCTTCATACTGGAAGTGCTGGCAAGACTGGTGAGCGACGATGACTGATGAGGCAGCGCAGGTCGGGCCTGGTACAACGCAATGGGTCGCTTTTCCAGAACGCGAAAATCCAAGACGGCAATGTCGCGAACTTTTATGCGCCATGTACCGGGTTGCAATGCATTGATGAGGCCCGGGTCGATGGCGTAGATCTCGCTTGGAGGCAGGCTCCTCAGAGTGGTTTGCGACAATTTGTGCAACGAAATGGGAACGTCGGACCGGTTCAGAAAAATGACCCTGTCACTGGCAGGATCGTAGTACAGCTCGCACCACAAAGGTGGGCGCGGAGCGTCGTCTTGGCTCTCTCCTGGGATGCGGACGGAAAACTTTATATCTTTGGAAGTCTGAGTCACAGCCAGCACCTTGTGCTCAGGCTGGTCAGACGAAGAAACTTCGGCACGAAGCGCAAGCCAGCGGCAGTTATCGCTTCCCGGGCTCACGGATCGCGTACCGTTCAACTTTGTGAGAGGCCGCACGAGGATGCGGATGCCCTGTTTGTGATGGTCCTCATCGACGTGCAAGTCATCTAATGAGACATTCTCGTCGTTGGGACCGGCGCtcgcctcctcgacgccgaaGCGGTTGAAGCGGGCATCGATTTCCGACTGAGAAAAGGGCTCGGTGCGCTCCTCCGAGACCTCCTCTGAGGCGGTCTCGGGCCTGTGCTCGGCCGCCATGAGAAGAGGTTGTTGGCGATGCCTAAGAGAGACGGCCCATGTAGCGTTGGGAAAATGACGATTTATGAAGGCAGCAACGGGGCTGCGGGTGAGACGACTCAAACGAGCCATGGATTGGAGGGATTCGAGGTTGGCGGGTGCGGACATGGAAGGACCGTCCTGGGAGACGGGACGCCCAGCAGCCGCACCAGTGGCACCGGCGGGGGAGGGGCGGGAAGCTTCCAGCGGCTCCAGTGTGGGCGAGCCGGCGGCCTCGTAGGGCCTCGTAGGGCCTGGCCAGGCAGAAAAGCACGTCAGGGCCTGGAGGCCAGAGCAGCAGACGCACGCTTGACGCGCAGATGGATGTCGTTTCGCGGTGACTAATATGTAGGCTGTGGGCGTCAGCGGTGCGGGCCAGTTGAGCTGATTGGCGGCCAGATGGCGGATTGACGAGGGTGCCACGATGGATGGATGTGTTGGCAGACACAATGCCAGAATACAGAGTACAACGTGAGAAGTGAAAAAGGAATCACGTCAAGTAAACACCAAAAAAACATGGCCGGCCGTTCATGGGCATAAATGCAGGAACAGGAAGGTTGAATGAGGTAATGGGGCAGCCTTTTGATGACCTTGGGATGGTCTCGAGCGGCGCAGAAGACCATGGCAACAATCACCGACGTGGGAACGTGAGGTGACCAGGTGAAGAGGCCTATCGAGATGGAGGCCTGCTGACAGGGCTCCAGCCCGAATCTGCCCATTCTCATAGGCTACCGGAGtacagcctcagcctcaggAGGCAGAGTCATCGACCCTCCGAGGCGACGACATCGGCTCGTGCTTTCCTGGCGTTGCGCCTCCGCCGACACCACGAGACGTCAGTCTTTGCCCGAAGCCATCGTCAAAGCACCCGAGGACATATATTCAGCGTGGCACCTGGAGCGGCATGTGCTGATTACCCTTCATAATGTTTCTTCGTCGTGCTTGAGGCTCTccaagacggagaagctTTTCCGGCCATCGTTGATGCCAAACAACGGGCAACCACGGTGCGGAGGACGCCCTGTAGCAGGCGGATCTTCAGGGCTCAAGATGGACGGATGGATCCACGAGCGAAAAGACTGGCATTTTAGAAGAAGCTCGTACCACAAATAATCCCATCAAGCCAGACTGCAAACGACAAGGCTTAATCCATCTCGACAACAAAGGCCGTGGCAACGACGTAAGGTCAGCTACAAACTCGGGACACAAAATACTGCTGCTTCTTGCTGGTCATGTGTGATGATATACTGCACAAGAATTTTATGCGGACCAGACCTCTCCTACATTTGCACCTCTCGTGCCGGGAACGCTGACAAGTCGCACCGCCACTTTGGGCACGACTTGCTCGTAGTCCGAGACGTGCACACCTGCTGACATTCCCCAACAACGTATGATGAGGCGACCATAGACATCGTGAGTATTCAAGAATACAGCATTTTACACGTATGATGAAACTCTACGGAAAATATCGCAAGCCAAGGGAGCTCATCTGGTGGCCAGTGTACTGCGGATGTTGGTGCAGAGACCACTCACTGTACGGAGCGCTCCGTACTCGCAACATTACTCCGAAGAGTTCAAAGCTGTTAGGCAAAGGAGAATCAGTGAAGTGACTTGGTTGTTCCATTTCCTTGCTTTAGCCACAGCACTTCACAGCCACAAGTCTAGAACAGTGTGCGTACATTGTCAGCTCACTGTTCGTGCATATCGGAGGGTTGCAATGTGGCACCGCTTGGCCCTATTGCTCCCGAGTACCCATCGACTAGCAGCCTATTGGCGCATTTCTGAATCAACCATTGTATCATTGGTCCAACAAAGTAGCGGTCCTATGCATCTTTGGCATGGCGTCCAATGAAATGGCGTGGTCTCCACTTGCCTTAGGCCCCCATGCACGCCACTGCACACGCTTCCGCTTTCGTGAATCTGGCCTCGAGACAAGTTGCTAGTACGCGGTCCCCCAGATGGATGCTCGAGTGTTTTCGTCACGGTGCCCAGGGAGACCCATACTGGAAATCTCCCAACACTCTCCCTTTCTCCACGATACACAATCACTAACAATCACAACTCGCCCGCTCTGTATACTGCAAACTATCGCAAACATTTGTTCGCCATGGATTTGAGCACTGGTCCCAAGATCTAAATGTGCCTTTGTGCCGATTGCACACTGGGCCTCAACCTACTGCTGCTTTGACGGGGCTCGCCCTTTCTTGTGCCGACTccttcctcgacgacgacgaccagtTGTCTTCCCGCACACCGCCCGTGATGGAAGATCCGACTTGGGCCTGGCCGGCCTGGAAGTTTGGCATGAAGAGAGATGACCTCTTTACTACCCTCCACGACCAGTACAACACCTTCTCCTTTACTCTCCAAGACCCCGAGGCTTTCCACCACGATGTCTACGAGATTTCTCGAGACGCTGAGTCTACCGCCGAGTTTCACCGGATGATGGCTGATAGGCGGCAAATGCGACTCCGTGAGCTGAACGAGTCTCTGGAGACGCTGGCCGTCGAAATCATTGCCAACCCGACGCTTATGGGCACCGACCAGTGGCAGTACGCTTTGCAACTGTTTCGAACTAAGTCGTACGACTCTATTCTTCGCTACTTTGCTAGCTATCTACCCGAAGACTATCTCGATCGTCACGATACACACTCTACTTCGTCGGCTTCCTTTTCGGAAACCGACACTATTAGCACCGTTGCCAGCAGTGTCAATGATGCTCCCTCCCCCTTTATGACCGACGATGATTTGTTTCCAAACGGTCCCGTCATAACCGCCGAACCTGACGCGATCAAAGAGAAACCTCACCACAGCTCTCATCCTCAGGGACCCTTGTCAGCCCCACATTCAGAGGATGCGCAATCGGAACCATCGGTATCATCACCGCCATCAGACGCAGAATCGAACGACTACTTGACGAACCCACCCTCGCGATCCATGTCGTTTTCTGGGTCCGAGTCCGGACACCTTGTATCCGAACTCATtcgacgacgatgcctcGAAGAGGATCTCAACGAGAAGTCTCGATCAGATGAGAGTGAGACGGCTTTCACATTTGTTTGTGACTCGTTTGAGCCTATTGATGTAATCGAAGGCCAGTCGCACACCcctggtggtgttgttgattttgccgatgaagatgaggatatTCCCACTGCGCAATACCCCGACGACGTATTCAACAGCCTTGATCTCACCTTTTCCTTGACTCACCCACCATCCGCGCACGATACCCTAGATTCTGATACCCCTACCCCCCGACCAGAAGCGGCTGCTGCATCTTACATGGAGTTTCGGTCCGTTCTTTCACATTCAAGAAAAGCGCCGTCATATCAGCGTTCCCCATCACCTAAGTGTTGCTTGGCAAATCGAGGAGCTGGATCTCCAGTACGCGAAGTGCGGAGGAGTCCAGAGGAGTCGTTGAGTAAGATCCAGAAATCTGTACAGGACTTCTCTAGAAGACACCcgaagacgagaagaaggatgGACTAGCACCAGGAGGCCAACCTGATGTATATATGTGAAACTTGCTGTACATATCCTGTATCTTATGACACTAACGACCCGTGTTTCCTCGAACTATACTACACACACGTGTGTTCCGTTTGACGCCGTTTCTTGCTCTTTTGTGACGTCATACTGCatgacctttttttttcgcacCTACCCGCTGTTGTCTTCGCAAAAGGGGTCTCAGATTTATTATCAGCAGAAACAAAATACGAGGCCGAAGACTTGTTTTTAGACAGGAGGTGAGTATGATTTCCTTTGAAATTATACTTGGTTGTACAACATGACCTCGGCGAATGGCCGCGGCGAGTATCACGACGCCACACTGGTCAGGTGGTCTCGCAGTGTGGTGACGCGACTGGGCTCGAATGCAGGTCACGCCCGGATATTGACGCGCACGCTTCCGCTCATTTGACGATTTTCTCACTGGTCATTTATACCGGACTCATGATTGTGTTTAATTTGCCCATCTTGTAAGTGTCGTCATCGATTTTGGCCCTTGCAGTGGCGCGCACTTGGCGTGAGCCGCAACCCGTCTTGTTATCCTGATGGTTGCAGTGTGGCGTGAGCCTTATTTTGCGGTCCCTTTCTTTGTATTGCATTTCCCCGTCCTTTTACGCAATCTAACAATGTCGATGCGTTATATTCTATGTTTACTTTGCGCAGGGTAGTGATTTTGGCCCATGACTTATGACTCTACGACTCGACGACtgtatattattattcatGAGCATGAATTACTCTGTCCGCTGATCTCCCTTCTGAATGCACGGCGGATACTTGCGCGACCCCTTGGTAATACAATTCTACTTACTGAAGCGGTTGGCTGCgctaaaaaaattaaacctGTGGGTGTCGTGTATAAAGGTTCAACCATCTCACTTGGACTGTACCTTGGATTTTGGGTCTGGCGCCACATTTACCACGCTACGGGTACTCGCACTTTGAGCTTCATTTTATACCAGACTGCTTTTGAGCATCTTGGTTCCGCTGCTTGTGAGTGCCTTTTGCAGACGAGTACAGCGATTGCTATGCGAACTGCTATGACGAGGGCTTAGAGCAGAGCTGCATTGACACGACAATGTTCTAGATATGTATATCAACGGTAGCATCTAGCGAATAGAAAAGAGAATCGAGATAATGAGGCAAGCATGATGTAGGAGCACCACCACGTTGGCGGCGTCTGGTTGCTTGACAAAGAGCTGCAGACCAACCCAGCACACAACGTTTCTTCGTCGCGCGGACCTCCATTCTATTTTGCATAACATGTCGGTAAAGCAGACCTGTTGAATGCAGGAATGCAATTCCGAGCACACACTGTCGTTTGGCAGGACAGATTAATGTGTAAAGGCAAAACGCGAGGCACGAGGGCTGTTGTTCCGCGGCTTGTAGATACAAAACTCGAACCAGAAGGTACTCTTTTTTCTCACCAGTGACTTCATCCTTTTCTCCCGGAGCCGACCATGGCAAAGACAGCCGAGTGTCCTAGTCACCTAGTGTAGTGAGCCAAGGCCCCTTAGCCCCCGTCTAGTCTTGCAAAAGATGAATAAAAAGGCCGACCCAGCCTCGCATCTTGTTTTCCCCCGTAAGCCCTGGTTTTGAATCGGGCAAGAATTCTCACATCCCAGCTCGACCACAGATTGCGTCTCCTTGCCGCCCACTATACTCTCTATATCCGGACAACTCCTACGCGAAGCGAAGTCGCGCCATGTCGCACCTCAAGCGGCTccttgccatcttggccatcgtCAGCACGGGGGGTGCCCGACGAGGGCGCGTGGCTCGGGCGAGTATCGACGAAGGCCAGATAGGGCTTCAGGTGTGCTGCCCAGAAGCGTAGGTGCCCGAACCGATACGACGACGGGCGAATATGTGCTAATCGTCGGTTCTGAAGGCGTGGCGTGCCCGTGTTGAAGGTGTGCGAAGTCGGCTGCGTGTGCAGCCCGCTTGCTGTCATGACATGTCCCGTACCCGAGGGCGAGAAGTTAAGGTACATCAGATGTGCGGAACCGAATTGtgtgtgtacggagtactgcgcCAGGTCGTGGTGAGCGCTGCGTGTGGCCGGCCtggctggcggcgacgggggGATGGCGTTTAGGGGGGAAAGGGCTCGACGTTTTGCGTGCGGCTTTTACTTGTCCGCCGTGTTGGAGTGCATATGGCACCtgggattcaatgttggggcAGGAGGAGCATATGCTGGCTATTTAGTGACGGTCCTTGGGACCGGCTGCTtaaaggtcaactggtctttgGGTGCAATCGGTGTAGTAGTTGATTTTGTCGTGGATCTTGGGACTGAGCGGATATTCGGGGGCCTGATTTCCTAGCGGGTATATGAAATCGTTTAAGTCTTTAAAAATACACCTTCATGATCGCTCTGTGGAAGCCTTTGTCTTGGATTCGTAGCTACGTAGTTGGACTGTTGGGACCCTGGCAGTCTTTCGCTGGAGGACGTCTGGTAGTCTCGGCGTGAAGTGTAGTTGGGCATTGTGACACGCACTCGTGTCGCTTGATGATGAGAGAATATCTTTTTTGGGAAATTGCAAGGTCATGATGCTTCACGCAGCTATACGCTTGGTCCGGGTGGTAATCTGGATGAAATCCCTCTGTTCCAAGCTGTCTAACGGCCAGGCGACAGACAACCAGCACATTGACACCACAAGTTGGGACACCCACTGTCTACCCACCTAGCTActtgtatgtatatacagTAAGATACGGTGATAATGTTGGCATGCTGCCCTGTTTGAAAGGCCACCTGCGACGCAACCCCTGCCGCTGTCAACCGGACTCGCCAGCCCCCGAAGCCAAGTCGTTTCTGAAAGGGATTTGCAAAACGATTGCCCGCACCACATAATGTTGATTGTGGCCTAGAACTGTTTTATATCCGTAGATGAGATGGGGTTTCGAATTTTAAAAGGGGAAGCAAGCCTGAAACGGCCGAGGCGCAGCAGCGTACTATGGTTAGAGACGCGATAATTGATACTAACCTTGATAGATTTCTTAATTAAGAATACATTAACCTAAAGTTAAAATTGAATAACGTAGAGTGGACAAGTATTTCTTCTCCCTCTGTGATAAAAATACGACTAAATTTCTAGAATTCTAGTTGCACACCACCAATACGGATCATGCGTCCAATAGAAAGGCGACGACCTCAAGGCGCTAGTCTATAATGAATTGAGCCTGGTGCCGTTATTGaaacgccgtcatcatgCCCGCAGTGACGAACTTGCTGTCCCGCAGTGACACGAACCTGAGGGCCTCTCCACATGCCGCCGTCTCACCCATGTCGCAGCCTGCGCCACGGCCCCCGGTCCAGGACGGCCGGCTTCCGCCGAGAAGAACGGCAGTTGGCCTGATTTCCGGTGGATCATTATTCCCCGCGTTGAACATGTAAATCCGTCCTTTACCCTGGCAGACGGCATGATCCACTTTCAACGGCGTCCACTCAATTTCACACCATCACAAGGGGCATATTAATAACAAGAGGATAAGAGGTTTTGCCACTTACACTGCAAACACACTGCATAGTGTAGATGGCTCCTAGTAGTTTAATGGCTCTATCGCTACATACCATCACAAATCACAAATCACAAACCACAATCTACCACCGCGATGGAGCACGCCAGAGTAATTAAAACGAAATCAATTAGACAAGATGGAAATCACTACAAACAGCTAAATACGTTCCAAGCAACACCCAAACTAGAAATGGATACCAGATCGCAGTTTCCCTTGTTTCCTGGTTTTTCGATACTGCACTGCAGTTTCATTATATTACGTGCCCTGTCGGTTTGTacatgttgttgttgttgttgttgtcgctCGAGCTTCTTATGCGGTGAACTCGACGGCGCGCGTCTTCTCGTCGATGCGCTTGACAAAGGCGCCGGTGTCGATGCTGCGCTTGTCgttctcctcctcgtcgtcgtcgtcggcggcggcgttgttgttgttgttgttgttgttcttgttgcccttggcggcgcccttcttggcagcattgccggcgccggcagcGTTGCCAGCGTTGCCAGTCTTTCCGGTGTTGGTGCCAGCGTTGGTGCCAGCGTTGgtgccagcagcagcgttgggagcagcagcattggGAGAAGCAGCATTGGGAGAAGCAGCATTGGGAGCAGCGGCATTAGGAGCAGTGCCGTTGTTGGCACCAGCCTCCTGGACCATCTGAACCGgcacgacgccgccaaagGGACCAGCACGAGCCGGGTTCTGGCACCGGACCAGGCAGACGTTCTCCTGGCCAGCGACCTGACCCGTGCACTCCTGGCCGGCGGGAATGGCCGCGGTGAGCGGGTGGTCGGAGGCGCTGCCGGCGTTGTTGCGGCCGCGCTGGTTGCCCTCGACGTTCTCGGTGACCTGGACGTTCTTCCAGTTCTGGCCGGTGCCGTCCGAGTTGATCATGCAGGTGTAGggcccggcgccgtcgccgttgaCCTGGTGCAGCGTCATCTGGAGGTTGCCGCCGGGCGTGACCTGCGGGAGCTGGCCGCCCATCTCGGACATGATGGCCTGCGTGCCCGACTCGACGTCGTTGCTGCCGGCGCCCACCGTCTCGCCCACCGTCTTGGCCGACGCGCCGCGGAACCGCGTGGCGTCCTGCTGGAAGGGGTTGCGGCGCGTGCCGTCACGGGGGGTCGACGAGTCGATGCCCAGCGCCctgccgacgccgcctgCGTTGCCGACGGCGTTGGTGATGGCTGCGTGGCCCGAGACGAGCTGGGCCGCGAGGAGGGTCGAGGTGGCGAAGATGGCCTTGAAGGACATGTTGTCGGGAGGTTGTTGTCTTGGGTTGTTGGGGGGGAA
The DNA window shown above is from Metarhizium brunneum chromosome 1, complete sequence and carries:
- the CaMKI gene encoding Calcium/calmodulin-dependent protein kinase type 1, with protein sequence MSAPANLESLQSMARLSRLTRSPVAAFINRHFPNATWAVSLRHRQQPLLMAAEHRPETASEEVSEERTEPFSQSEIDARFNRFGVEEASAGPNDENVSLDDLHVDEDHHKQGIRILVRPLTKLNGTRSVSPGSDNCRWLALRAEVSSSDQPEHKVLAVTQTSKDIKFSVRIPGESQDDAPRPPLWCELYYDPASDRVIFLNRSDVPISLHKLSQTTLRSLPPSEIYAIDPGLINALQPGTWRIKVRDIAVLDFRVLEKRPIALYQARPALPHQSSSLTSLASTSSMKRALSPDESERRAKRRISDDSNPADDGVIMFLRPAADPLVFPLPNGKESRELSATTAHALLDAEKGETIAVPGVCELDEYCLTKRDPIASTAQSDVFTADHSKVPDNILTVKVLKTRMANGNDKPYGHERNVIRQADMWLRESQSQEGLQHESIVRYYGGDARYLSLYMENVDAQDLAGIPRWRNKQTNLFMGTRTDAMRILRGIAGALGYIHGRQLVHNDIKPGNILYSPERGAVLCDFGLSTPAANPPSGGGTPYYVPPEFIGTKMRGPASDVWALGITMLYLLRKISFPDSRGGRHLAKPLYWQIAAINNPNMPHKYGNGQPAVHQMRTWLGEIFEARKHLNPGDHLERLVKDMLTPNPNNRINMNRVLQELLIGIPAKAG